A single Actinomadura algeriensis DNA region contains:
- the nuoF gene encoding NADH-quinone oxidoreductase subunit NuoF — translation MTTLTPILTKNWDQADSFTRAGYEREGGYKALRKALAMEPDAIVQQVKDSGLRGRGGAGFPTGMKWGFLPPSSPNPRYLVVNADESEPGTCKDIPLMMANPHVLVEGVIISSYAIKSNTAFIYVRGEVLHVIRRLHQAVAEAYEAGYLGKDILGSGFDLDVVVHSGAGAYICGEETALLDSLEGFRGQPRLKPPFPAVAGLYGGPTVINNVESISSVPSIVENGPEWFASMGTEKSQGYGIFSLSGHVTRPGQYEAPLGITLRELLDMAGGIREGHRLKFWTPGGSSTPIFTDEHLDVPLDFESVGAAGSMLGTRALQIFDETTCVVRAVLRWSEFYAHESCGKCTPCREGTYWYKQMLKRLEAGKGEEEDLETLLDLSDNILGRSFCALGDGATSPVVSSIKLFRDEYLQHFEQGGCPFDPAKSTLWAGA, via the coding sequence GTGACGACGCTGACTCCCATCCTCACGAAGAACTGGGACCAGGCCGACTCGTTCACCCGCGCCGGCTACGAGCGCGAGGGCGGCTACAAGGCGCTGCGCAAGGCGCTGGCGATGGAGCCCGACGCGATCGTCCAGCAGGTGAAGGACTCCGGCCTGCGCGGGCGCGGCGGCGCCGGGTTCCCCACCGGGATGAAGTGGGGGTTCCTGCCGCCGAGCAGCCCGAACCCGCGCTACCTGGTGGTGAACGCGGACGAGTCCGAGCCGGGGACGTGCAAGGACATCCCGCTGATGATGGCGAACCCGCACGTCCTCGTCGAGGGCGTGATCATCAGCTCGTACGCGATCAAGTCGAACACCGCGTTCATCTACGTGCGCGGCGAGGTGCTGCACGTCATCAGACGCCTCCACCAGGCGGTCGCGGAAGCGTACGAAGCCGGTTACCTCGGCAAGGACATTCTCGGGTCCGGGTTCGATCTGGACGTCGTCGTCCACAGCGGCGCCGGTGCCTACATCTGCGGCGAGGAGACGGCGCTGCTGGACTCGTTGGAGGGGTTCCGCGGTCAGCCCAGGCTGAAGCCTCCCTTCCCGGCCGTGGCGGGCCTGTACGGCGGGCCCACCGTCATCAACAACGTCGAATCGATCTCGTCGGTTCCCTCGATCGTCGAGAACGGGCCGGAATGGTTCGCCTCGATGGGCACCGAGAAGTCCCAGGGGTACGGGATCTTCTCGCTGTCGGGGCACGTCACCCGTCCCGGCCAGTACGAGGCGCCGCTCGGCATCACGCTGCGCGAGCTGCTCGACATGGCGGGCGGGATCCGCGAGGGGCACCGGCTGAAGTTCTGGACGCCCGGCGGTTCGTCCACGCCGATCTTCACCGACGAGCACCTGGACGTCCCGCTCGACTTCGAGTCCGTCGGCGCGGCCGGGTCGATGCTCGGCACCCGCGCCCTGCAGATCTTCGACGAGACGACCTGCGTCGTCCGGGCCGTGCTGCGCTGGTCGGAGTTCTACGCGCACGAGTCGTGCGGCAAGTGCACGCCGTGCCGCGAGGGGACGTACTGGTACAAGCAGATGCTCAAGCGGCTGGAGGCCGGCAAGGGCGAGGAGGAGGACCTCGAGACCCTCCTCGACCTGTCCGACAACATCCTCGGCCGCTCGTTCTGCGCGCTCGGCGACGGCGCGACGAGCCCGGTCGTCTCGTCCATCAAGCTGTTCCGGGACGAGTACCTGCAGCACTTCGAGCAGGGCGGCTGCCCGTTCGACCCGGCCAAGTCCACCCTCTGGGCAGGTGCCTGA
- a CDS encoding NADH-quinone oxidoreductase subunit C, which yields MSSQNPEQQAEQAADRLPAQAEDERREQPIVRKGMFGANTTGDTSGYGGLVVRQSPKVSAPRPYGGPGGTREAGEFDDIADALERALPDFGDAIERVVVDRGELTFFVRRERLAEVARTMRDDPTLRFELCSSVSGVHYPDDAGAELHSVVHLLSITHNRRVRLETTCPDADPHMPSLVPVYPTADWHERETYDFFGIVYDGHPALTRIQMPDDWVGHPQRKDYPLGGIPVEYRGAEIPPPDERRSYT from the coding sequence GTGTCGTCGCAGAATCCCGAGCAGCAGGCCGAGCAGGCCGCGGACCGGCTGCCCGCACAGGCCGAGGACGAGCGCCGCGAGCAGCCGATCGTCCGCAAGGGGATGTTCGGCGCGAACACGACGGGCGACACCTCCGGGTACGGCGGGCTGGTCGTCCGGCAGTCGCCGAAGGTGTCGGCGCCGCGCCCGTACGGCGGGCCGGGCGGCACCCGCGAGGCCGGTGAGTTCGACGACATCGCCGACGCCCTGGAACGCGCCCTCCCGGACTTCGGGGACGCGATCGAACGGGTCGTCGTCGACCGCGGCGAGCTGACGTTCTTCGTCAGGCGCGAACGCCTCGCCGAGGTCGCGCGGACCATGCGGGACGACCCCACGCTGCGGTTCGAGCTCTGCTCGAGCGTCTCGGGGGTGCACTACCCCGACGACGCCGGCGCGGAACTGCACTCGGTCGTGCACCTGCTGTCGATCACGCACAACCGGCGCGTCCGGCTGGAGACGACCTGCCCCGACGCCGACCCGCACATGCCGTCGCTCGTGCCGGTCTACCCGACGGCCGACTGGCACGAGCGGGAGACCTACGACTTCTTCGGCATCGTCTACGACGGTCATCCGGCGCTCACCCGCATCCAGATGCCCGACGACTGGGTCGGCCACCCGCAGCGCAAGGACTACCCCCTCGGCGGCATCCCCGTCGAGTACCGGGGAGCGGAGATCCCGCCGCCCGACGAGCGGAGGTCGTACACCTGA
- the nuoE gene encoding NADH-quinone oxidoreductase subunit NuoE: protein MTYEPDVLVQLERDAKEIIGRYPKPRSALLPMLHLVQSVDGHVTQDGIEFCAEQLGITPAQVTGVATFYTQYKHAPVGEYHVGVCINTLCAVMGGDQIWAELSEYAGVGHDEATADGKVSLERIECNAACDFAPVMMVNWEFFDNMTPAKARELVDDLRSGKQVLPSRGPSTLCGWKDASRVLAGFPDGRAGEGVQAGPESLRGLELAKRRGWAAPPSDVDAARPDEPVRPSEITDPPPNEPGKPIGGDVKPGTQEGDNK from the coding sequence ATGACGTACGAGCCGGACGTACTCGTCCAGCTGGAACGCGACGCCAAGGAGATCATCGGGCGGTACCCGAAGCCGCGGTCGGCGCTGCTGCCGATGCTGCACCTGGTGCAGTCGGTGGACGGGCACGTCACGCAGGACGGCATCGAGTTCTGCGCCGAGCAGCTCGGGATCACGCCCGCGCAGGTGACGGGCGTCGCGACGTTCTACACGCAGTACAAGCACGCGCCGGTCGGCGAGTACCACGTCGGCGTCTGCATCAACACGCTGTGCGCGGTGATGGGCGGCGACCAGATCTGGGCGGAGCTGTCCGAGTACGCCGGGGTGGGCCACGACGAGGCCACCGCCGACGGCAAGGTCAGCCTGGAGCGGATCGAGTGCAACGCGGCCTGCGACTTCGCGCCGGTGATGATGGTCAACTGGGAGTTCTTCGACAACATGACTCCCGCGAAGGCCCGGGAACTGGTCGACGACCTGCGCTCCGGTAAGCAAGTGCTTCCTTCGCGCGGGCCGAGCACGCTGTGCGGCTGGAAGGACGCGTCGCGCGTCCTCGCCGGGTTCCCCGACGGCCGCGCGGGCGAGGGCGTCCAGGCCGGGCCGGAGTCGCTGCGCGGCCTGGAGCTGGCCAAGCGGCGCGGCTGGGCGGCGCCGCCGTCGGACGTCGACGCGGCGCGGCCGGACGAGCCGGTGCGGCCGTCCGAGATCACCGACCCGCCGCCGAACGAGCCCGGCAAGCCCATCGGCGGCGACGTGAAGCCGGGCACGCAGGAGGGGGACAACAAGTGA
- a CDS encoding NADH-quinone oxidoreductase subunit D — MSSTKYTEYDAYAAEEAAEGRVFDVGGQDWDQVVSGAEDGGDERLVVNMGPQHPSTHGVLRLILTLDGETVTECRVGIGYLHTGIEKNMEFRTWTQGTTFCTRMDYLAPIFNETAYCLSVEKLLGVTDRVPERAQIIRVMMMELNRISSHLVAIATFGLELGATTVMLNGFLEREYTLDLFEEITGLRMNMAYVRPGGVAQDLPSGALSKIRDYLDRMPKRIQALRKLMDANPVYLARTKDIAYLDLTGCMALGLTGPVLRATGLPWDLRKSQPYCGYETYDFEVATQDSADVYGRYLVRMKEMEESLKIVEQCYERLQSVKGPVMIEDKKIGWPAQLAIGADGMGNSPRHIAHIMGTSMEALIHHFKLVTEGFRVPAGQAYAPIESPRGELGAHVVSDGGTRPYRVHFREPSFVNLQATPAMAEGGMIADVIAAVASIDPVMGGVDR, encoded by the coding sequence ATGAGCAGCACGAAGTACACCGAATACGACGCCTACGCCGCCGAGGAGGCGGCCGAGGGCCGCGTCTTCGACGTGGGCGGGCAGGACTGGGACCAGGTCGTGTCCGGTGCCGAGGACGGGGGCGACGAACGTCTCGTCGTCAACATGGGGCCGCAGCACCCGTCCACGCACGGGGTGCTCCGGCTGATCCTGACCCTCGACGGTGAGACGGTCACCGAGTGCCGGGTGGGCATCGGGTACCTGCACACCGGCATCGAGAAGAACATGGAGTTCCGCACCTGGACGCAGGGCACGACGTTCTGCACGCGCATGGACTACCTGGCGCCGATCTTCAACGAGACGGCGTACTGCCTGAGCGTGGAGAAGCTCCTCGGCGTCACCGACCGGGTGCCGGAACGGGCACAGATCATCCGCGTGATGATGATGGAGCTCAACCGCATCTCCTCTCATCTCGTGGCGATCGCCACGTTCGGCCTGGAACTGGGCGCGACGACGGTCATGCTCAACGGGTTCCTGGAGCGCGAGTACACCCTCGATCTCTTCGAGGAGATCACGGGCCTGCGCATGAACATGGCCTACGTCCGTCCGGGCGGCGTCGCCCAGGACCTGCCCAGTGGCGCGCTCAGCAAGATCCGTGACTATCTGGACCGGATGCCGAAGCGAATTCAGGCGCTGCGGAAGCTGATGGACGCCAACCCCGTCTACCTGGCGCGCACGAAGGACATCGCTTACCTGGATCTTACCGGCTGCATGGCGCTCGGCCTCACCGGGCCCGTCCTGCGCGCGACCGGCCTCCCGTGGGATCTGCGCAAGTCACAGCCCTACTGCGGCTACGAGACCTACGACTTCGAGGTCGCCACGCAGGACAGCGCCGACGTCTACGGGCGCTATCTCGTCCGGATGAAGGAGATGGAGGAGTCCCTCAAGATCGTCGAGCAGTGCTACGAGCGGCTGCAGTCGGTCAAGGGGCCCGTGATGATCGAGGACAAGAAGATCGGCTGGCCCGCGCAGCTGGCGATCGGCGCGGACGGCATGGGCAACTCGCCCCGGCACATCGCGCACATCATGGGCACCTCGATGGAGGCGCTGATCCACCACTTCAAGCTGGTGACGGAGGGCTTCCGGGTCCCGGCCGGCCAGGCGTACGCGCCGATCGAGTCGCCGCGCGGCGAACTCGGGGCGCACGTGGTCAGCGACGGCGGCACCCGGCCCTACCGGGTGCACTTCCGCGAGCCGTCCTTCGTCAACCTGCAGGCCACACCGGCGATGGCGGAGGGCGGCATGATCGCGGACGTCATCGCGGCCGTGGCCAGCATCGACCCGGTCATGGGGGGAGTGGACCGATGA